The following coding sequences are from one Lipingzhangella halophila window:
- a CDS encoding acyl-CoA dehydrogenase family protein → MLNFSLSDEQRMVRDTVRSFVERELIPLESDVLRNEAQGRPGIAPEDLRALQDKARSAGLWGINTPEEYGGAALGAVMNAIIASELGRTFVPFRFGGSADNILYAANSEQRERYLIPTINGERVSCFAITEPGAGSDARNIRSRAHRDGDDWIINGEKTFITGGNQADFVMVFALTDDSAGDGSGATCFLVDRDMGWTSQPIPTMGEWAPATLHFDNVRVPGSNVLGEVGQGFQLAMRWIGQGRYMIPARAIGTCERLLRMAVDYAQIRHSMGQPIANYQAIQWKIADSHVETESMKWLTFYAAWQAENGIDARHASSLAKLSGAETANRVADRVMQIHGGMGYTKELPIERWYRELRLLRIFEGTDEIQRRTIARNLFKGHVQLGSIGD, encoded by the coding sequence ATGCTGAACTTCTCGCTGAGCGACGAGCAGAGAATGGTGCGCGACACCGTCCGCAGCTTCGTGGAACGCGAGCTCATTCCCCTCGAGTCGGACGTACTGCGCAACGAGGCGCAGGGCCGGCCCGGAATCGCCCCGGAGGACCTGCGCGCCCTGCAGGACAAGGCGCGCTCCGCCGGCCTGTGGGGCATCAACACCCCGGAAGAGTACGGCGGGGCGGCGCTGGGCGCCGTCATGAACGCCATCATCGCCTCCGAGCTGGGCCGGACCTTCGTCCCCTTCCGGTTCGGCGGCAGCGCCGACAACATCCTCTACGCCGCCAACTCCGAACAGCGCGAGCGCTACCTCATCCCCACGATCAACGGCGAGCGGGTCTCCTGCTTCGCCATCACCGAGCCGGGCGCGGGCTCCGACGCCCGCAACATCCGCAGCCGCGCACACCGGGACGGCGACGACTGGATCATCAACGGGGAGAAGACCTTCATCACCGGAGGCAACCAGGCCGACTTCGTGATGGTGTTCGCGCTGACTGACGACTCCGCGGGCGACGGATCCGGTGCCACCTGCTTCCTGGTGGACCGCGACATGGGCTGGACCTCGCAGCCCATCCCGACGATGGGGGAGTGGGCACCCGCCACCCTGCACTTCGACAACGTGCGCGTGCCCGGCTCCAACGTCCTGGGCGAGGTGGGCCAGGGCTTCCAACTGGCCATGCGCTGGATCGGGCAGGGGCGGTACATGATCCCCGCACGCGCGATCGGCACCTGCGAACGCCTGCTCCGGATGGCCGTCGACTACGCCCAGATCCGGCACTCGATGGGCCAGCCGATCGCCAACTACCAGGCCATCCAGTGGAAGATCGCCGACTCCCACGTCGAGACCGAGTCGATGAAGTGGCTCACGTTCTACGCGGCCTGGCAGGCGGAGAACGGTATCGACGCGCGCCACGCCTCCTCGCTGGCAAAGCTGTCCGGCGCGGAGACCGCGAACCGCGTCGCCGACCGCGTAATGCAGATCCACGGCGGGATGGGCTACACCAAGGAGCTGCCCATCGAGCGCTGGTACCGGGAGCTGCGGCTGCTGCGGATCTTCGAAGGCACCGACGAGATCCAGCGCCGCACCATCGCCCGCAACCTCTTCAAGGGACACGTGCAGCTCGGTTCCATCGGGGACTGA